The following is a genomic window from Bombus fervidus isolate BK054 chromosome 10, iyBomFerv1, whole genome shotgun sequence.
ttcgaataataatttattacgctTTATAAAGCGAATAAATAGGTGCAATATGTTTTTGCCTTTTGTATCTTCTAgttgatgaaaataaaagtattattcGCTTTTCAGACGACAAGCCGGTTGATATAGCGATATTTCGAGAAGAAGAGGGTCGCTACTTAGCATCGTGTAAGTTGACGTTAGACGAACAAACGCACGAAAATTTCGATGGTCCAATCGAAATATAACATAATCACCAAGTTAATATCTCTATAGCACTCGGCGATCCATTGATCAGAGGTTTGACAGAAGTTGCCAATACCCGTCCAAACGATCCAGTTACATATCTAGCTACGTATTTATATAACTTTGCCAATAAGAGGAAAAACAGCGCGCAACAACAGGTAAATAATAACTCTAGATACATGCGCgtacgaataattttcatacacCGAGTATAGATAGCTGTACGATATGTTAGGAGCCGAACGTATTGATCATTGCTGATCGTGCCGAAGAAAACATAGAGAAtatggaaaatgaaaatgggGACGAGGATGCTGGTTATCCGCAAAGCCCAGATTCCGACGTGCCGGAGTCAGCCTTTAGCAATGCAAACAGAGTGCGTCGATCGTCGTTAAACTATAGAATTTCAGAAGGGATTCAGACGaacaaaatgatttttatggaaaatcgTGTTTCTTCAGGATGAACATGGTCAAAGCGTTATTCACTTCGCTGCGATTCGATCTTACCCAAAGGATGGCTTGTTCCATTTGCTTCAAGAGAGCCAAGTTAACGTTGGTTTCAGAGACGAATTGTATAGAACAGCCAGAGACGTGGCTGAATTGGCaaatattagagaaaatatggACGAGATCGATCGATACGTAGCTTATTTGACAGCAAGAGGTAATACGTACTTCCAATTGCGAATTAGGGATCGTTTCACGCGACACTTTTATCAAGCTCGTTGTAACGTTTGTTCAGGTGAAACtgaaaaattagtagaactGCTGTTAGAAGGCTACGACCATATTTTAGACGTGGAAGACGAAGGAATAAACATCGTAGAGATCGCTGCACAACGAAGAAGAGAGGCAAccgtacaatttttacaatccaTTCCGAATTACGTGGTAAAACAAAACGAAataatcttatattatatatagcgCAGTTTCCAAGGATCCAACGATCGAGAACAACACACGCTAAGGAGACACTTTTACAGACACAACGTGAACAGGTGCACCACGAGATCAGAACAGGCAACGTAGCGAGAGTAAAAGAATTGTTAGGCAAGAACAACGGAGGAGGAAAGTTATTGGCAATGGGAAAGAATTCGATGGGCAGATCCGCTCTCCACATCGCTGTGCTTCgcgaaaacgaagaaacggtTCGCTACATTGCCAGAATGTATCCAGAAACTCTACGTATAGGTGACAATGTAAGTATGTTAATTTCGAAACAGAGGGACAGggttaattttattcttaaagTAAAAATACCAAATCAGATCCATTATCCGATACGTTCATACGTTTAACGGCCTATTTTTAGTTGGAGAGAACTGCCTTACATTATGCAATGGGTTTACCATCTGTCGAGGAATTAAGCAACGTTCTTATAAAAGCCGGTGCGAAACGCATAGTCAAAGATTTAGTAAGAAATCTCTACCTTCGTTCTAACGAATTGATCGACGATTCAATGGAAATGATCGTTGCCTTGAATTTCCAGAAATCACGGCAACCCTCCTACTATTTCATGAACAAATCGGATATAGAGAGACTtcgagaagaagaggaaagttTCGTCAAGTAGATCGATCGGACGATGCTGATGCCGCGTACTATGTAATTGTTCGTTTACACCTTTAGATACTTGGCTAAGACATCTGCCATACATACGTCGACGTCCTCTTCTGTATGTATTCGAATTGTCGTTTTTCACTGGTCTctgaaattctttttctcgaaATACGTAACGAACGAAGTAGAAAGCACTCACCTGTCCCCGTGCAAAAGTTACGATTATGTAACGAATCTACGTCATGTAATATACAGTTTACGctattatttagtattaataatacaaataacaaGAGTATTCAGTTCTCTCCCTAtacgtttctttcaattacCTTCGCGCaacttctccttcttctttctctttctcatcCTTACTATCTACGAACTTTCAATTACATCGACTTAACGCATCTAAATATTGACCGATAAACGCTGTTCGCGATTAACTTGAGATACATGTTAACATCCATTGATCATAGGGGACGAACGTCGAAGGTTGTAAAAAAGCGAAGAATATCTGCTAGGAAATAAAGTTATCTATCGGGATATCTACTATACGTGTAGTGCGTGTGGAATCGTTCTAATCTAATCGTAGGATATGTCTTTCGTGAAACAACTGCTGTCTGTACCATACACGCGACAGTCTGCGATCcaaaattaattcatattcAATGATATTCGGTTTCGTCCGTCGCTTCTTTCTAATTCTATCTCGCTTCGAGTCGTAAGAATGAAACTATGCGCGATCGTTCTTCAAACTTCGAACTGCAAACCACGTGTAGCTTCCCCGAGTTCCAACGAGTTCcaatcgatcgacgatttaATCACTGACGAGATACAGCGCTTCTCTTACTGCTCATCCTCGGCTGACCTTGCATTTTTCTGCCGACATTCGATGCATCCTGCTCGACGTCCTCGGTATCGTCGACGATTCGCTGCCATGGCGTAGGATTCACGTACGCTGGTTTGGCTTTTTGATGAGCTGACGATAGGTAAAAATgtcgtattattattacatttctacCATTTAAAAGCATTTctttccatatatatatatataagacaAAATGAAGCAACTGACGCAGAAGCCCTTGCGTGGCAGGTCTCGGTTTGTTCTTCGCCTTCTTTCGCCAGTTTTCGTAGGCTTTCGTGCTCTCCTCTaatctctttttcctttcttcttcgtgCTTTTTTCGCTtcatttcctctttcttctggCATGCTACACAAACATCGTAAATGCACAAATCATCAACGAGACGAAGGATAAACCCCGATGCTTTCTTTACCtctctcctcttctttctttttacgagCCCATTGACGAAGATACAAAGTCTTCGCTACAGCCGCTTTATCCTCCACTTCTTTCAATTGCTTCTGCAATTCTAGTTCCTTCTCTGCTACAGCTTTCTTCCTctcctcttccttctttttcatctCGGACCATTTGACGAAATTCTCCCTCTCGCGGCattctctttctatcttttcacGAGCTAGCCTATCCTCCTCCATTTGCCTCTGCCGTTCAGCCTCGTCTTCCTCCTCCTTTTTTCGTCGCGCTATTTCTTGCTTCCTTCGCATCCACTCGCTGTAAGTGATCTTCTTGCCAACGTCCGATTCATTCCGCCCGTTGCCCGTTATTCTGACACCGGATATCGATGAGGTAGAAACTTGCACGATTCGCTGTCCATCGAACGTATACCTACTTGATGAGAAATCGTATTTCGTCGGTCTTcgatttaatcatttttctacCGCCATTAAATATACAGTATAGATACAGATAAGTAATACAACAATTCGTACAAGATAACTACTACGTTTACGACACTACACGAGATACCTCTGCATTTTCCACTCGATATCCCTAGTAGAACAAAGATCGTAGCTATCGTCCGCTCTATCGGCAATTTTACAACGTCtctcgattcgattcgaatgCTTACACGAGGTGACGGATTTGGAACGAACAATACCGGATCGTAAGGATGCGCATGTAGTCGGTGAATTTAAGGAATAACAACGATACGTTTCTTCGGCTGAACATTGGTCACCAGCGTGATCCATAAACGAAGCAGCCAGGTCATTATTGATGGACAGTGTGGACATCATGTCGCTGATTCCGGCGGAATCACCGCAATTTCTCACGAAACGTTCATCGTCTCTAGAACCGACCTTCGCTTCAATTTCCACCTCGTGTTCTACATCCTCGCCGTTCAACGTCTCCGCGTAAATTGCCGGATTAATGAATCGAACTTCCGTACCGGATCTAGAACTTTTAGGAATCGTACCACAGCGAATCGTTCCATTGCTTCGAGAGGTTCCAGTTCTTCTCTCACTATCATCGGACGCAACATTTTTCCAACGACTAGAACTGATCAGACATACACCGTTTCTGGTCTCAGCGTCGTTTACGCTATGCATCTCGTTAATATCATCTCTCTTACAATCATACCAGCTGTCAACGTCGTTGTCGAACATCGTCAAGCGTCCTTAATTCTCGCGTCAGGCAATACGCGATCaagattattatataacagaCAAGAGTATATCGAAATTTAACCACTCGTCACATATCGTTGGCTTCCGGTCGTGTCTTTCGACTAATCCTTCGCAGTCCCGATACGACTCGTGTACGCATATTCGTCCATCTTTCACGCGATGTTGCACTTTTCGTTTGTACAAACAACAACGAATCCCTGTTAGCGACGTATTGCCGGCACTATGCTTCAACTTGAAATTTACCGAGAAATTTGTACACGAGTACGTTCGCGCGTCCGATTTCGAATTTGATGGAGGATTGCGCGCCACCTTCGATCGTTAACACCGTTAACTCCGTTAAGCGACTCGCGATCCCACTTTACATTCACATTCGATAATTCATCCGATCGCTTGTTCTACTGATCGACCAACAAGAAAAACAGATCACATTCGATGCTTCGCGTTACATTACCATATCTTACGGCCGATCTTAACCATATCCTATACATATTTCGTTTCAGTTCCCTCCTGCGTAAGACaacttgaatatttgaatttatatttcaaacaaatattagaggaacaaacatttttcatattagTTAATGTTCATTTACAATGTTCGCTTACTTTCGAAAATAATTCACAGATAATTACAAACAAAGTGCACAGactgaattattttttcaggGTAATGACTACAGACATATACAGTATAGTTTGTTCGCTAAAGTTCTTTATTTATCCTTTAACTTATCTATGTATCCTTATATTAACTTGTGCTTAATCGATCTATCGCCGCTTGATtcatgttttaatattaatcgtgATATCAAGGAAATTAGCGTTCAGTTGATATGATATTCCGCAAGTTCGACTCAGTCGCGTTATTCTGTCGTGTGATCGTGACATACTCTTCCGTAATCTCCTCTGGTTGTACCCTATTAAAGTACGTTTCTCGACCTTGATGAACGTAATACGTATCATCGAAATTAAAGTGCAGTCCGAGTACGATATTCAGTGCAGAAGCGTCATACGCGTGACAACCGGAATATCGATACTGTGGTTTCTTATTAAATCGGCAACCTGCTGATTGAGCTCCTACAATGATAAGTTCGAATTACTTACGTACCACGATCACCGTCGTGTCTTAACGCgtagaaagaatatttaatacgcagaaaaaatattgttctcAGCATATATACCGATAGGACAAATACAATCTCTTGTCAGTGCACACTGAACCCATGGCAACATTACTTTCTCTCtaatttctttaacgtttCTAATTACTAAGTGCGATGCTCTtattaaaggaagaaagaagaaactttctgcagaaacgtgaaaatattcatacatCTTTGGGTGCGTTAAAGAGCTAATCGCATGCCTTGTAGGCCAACTTAAGATCCCAGATTTTGGTgaaagatactttgaaatgtCTGAAGAATTCAAACGCATATTAGAATCCATATACAGTATATTTCCTAATGTGTTTAAAGCTGTCTGCAACATACGAAAAGAAACCGAATAGCAAAATTCTTTGCTTCACCTCACTTTATATACGTActttatacacatatatatatatatatatttatttacaaagatTTAGTTACCTGAATAACTAGAGGTCTATAAACATGTAGCCTATCGTCTTCAACATGGGCCGGAAATAGACTTATATCAAAATGAATCACATTACATTTCGTAGAGTTGCAAGCCGTCCTAATACTTTGCAGAGAATCGTCGTTCAATCCGACGCTATATACGACAATACTGTTATTTGGCAAAAAGTGACTGATATTTCTCACAAAGCCGTAAATGTGTTGTTCGTTTCCAGGCCTGATAAGAGAGACAACGGTCACATTTTGAGATTTAAGACTAAAAGGTGTTGTGCTTGTTTGCCCATCGAGCCCAAGCATCGCGAGATACTTGGAATCTGTCACCAAGCGCTTTTCTTCAACgtctttcaaattttcctgGAAAGATTACAAAATATGGAGCAATTAACAGTATATaatcattatattattgataCCCCATAATAACAATCAATCAACAGAGAATATTACGGTAATATTTACTTGGAAGTTTCGTAATTGCTTGTGTGTCTCTGTAACTAGAGTTTGAATGGAAGGTCGTTGATTGCTGAAAGCAATGAAGATAATGCTGCTTCCTGCTATGCAGATAAGCAACAATAGCAGGCCCTTGGTACGCATCTCTCATCATTTAATCAAATGTATTTTCAATCTTTAGACGACAATTAGGTACATACTGTACGTTAGAAATATCACAAATAGGTTATGCATCGTCAATGACATGactgatatttataaaatggatATCATGTTAACCGGAACAGGTTGCTATCGCATAAACGTCAAAGTGTAAGCTTAACACGCCCATTTCGCGAAAACAATAGTCTAAATCTTCTAGCAGATTAGATTAAATTACGTTTTTTCTGTTAACAAAACACTCTTAGCGATCTAGCAGACGCCGCATTTTTAGGAACTTTTCGATTTAATGGCAGCTCTGCGTAATGGCGACGCAACGTTCTTTACAATTTGACGCAACCGCGTAACTGCTTCGAtatcttagaaaatttgatttaaatattCGATCAAAGATTTCGTTAACCTTTTGCaggatataattttattttaacttggatatgatttttcatttattaaaccTGTTTTTATATACGGTATATGTTATTGGACAAGATTGACGAAATCTATGTTAGGATAATGACACTATATGATAACGTAGAATttagaaattcctttttcaaggaaattattacataatttttcgACTCACTAAATTGTTATATCACGGTTGAACCACTTATATcacattttcatgaaattattaCTTTCTATGTTGTATGTTAGACTCATTTTCTAGATATTTAAATGACTTATGTTACCTGAAATATGGTATACAAATTCATCACAGGTCTTAACCACTACCTACGCAAGTCTGTGcgacattaaaatattttgatatcaataatttgttaaagaatttgtttgatttatatataatttaaattcatcTATCTACGGTTAATCTATCCGTAAAGTACAGCAGATTTGTTCTCCAcaatctttctttccttctttcttcttttatttgtttcataaaacttaattatttttctcacAAATCTGTTTCTTTGTTCATGAAACAATACATTCATTTACTATACATGCGATGTCATTCGTTTGTCATCTCACTTTTACATCAAACATGTATAACCTAAAGTGTACATGTTCGACCGATGAATAAACCAAACCATATCGATCGTATGAGAAATACTAATGGCTAGTGACATTCTTGTATAAAACGAAACGTGTTACCAAGATTCtaaagaataaagaatattaaaaatatgggCGTTgagtttaatattaaatcttaATCCCCTGTGTATAGTGCCAACGTTTATTCATTCTTTGAGATTTAAATGAAGTAAGACAATGTGAATAAACTTCATATGATAACAGTAGGGGATAAAGCTGGAAGAGGGAAGGATCTTGAAATTTCCGTGAAGCATAGTAGCTTagtggaatatttattataattaatttacattatctTAATAACGTGTcattgataatatatatatatatatatatatatatatgtatatatgtgtatatatatatgtatatataaatattatgtttcgGATCCAATActtattttaaatgtatcgTAGAAATGTTTTATACTGAGTAGAAAATGGATAAGTAAGTCGTTGTTTGTTCATCTTaatgtatgtaattttttacattagatttatacatacaaaaaaaaaatatataatactatatagcgtatCGCATTGTAGGATTCTATTCTATGACATGTTATGGTTAGATCTATGCTGAAAGAAGTAATGGCTTAGAAATGAAGCTGTATAAATTGATAGTTCACCAAAAGACCTTTAGCGAAGAAGATTTAATAATCAATCCAAAAGATCACCCTAGTATAAAAACTGGAGATGTTGTTGAAATTTATCACCCGGAGGTTGAATTTAGTCGTCTGCTCCTTCAAGTCACATCCTTTAAAGAAGATTTACAAGGAAGGGAGACAATTAGCGTGGAAAACAATGTAGCCACAATGTTTCAATTAAGAACATTTGCAGACGTATATATGAATGTTGTTAATCCAGACGATGTAGCTTTGGATTCCATCGAACTTACCTTCAAAGACCAGTATCTGGGCCGTAGTGAAATGTGGCGTCTGAAAAATAGCTTGGTAGAATagatattgtttatttttcaacttGTATCCAAGTATCTTGCtaagttaaatataaatttatttattaggtCAATACTTGTGTATATATGAACAAGAAGATTGAGTTCTGTGGAGGCAGTATCAGATGTCAAGTATACGAAATGTGGTCACAGGGTGACAGAGTCGCTTGTGGCGTTATAACTAATGATACTAAGGTTTGCATTTGAATATAGCGGGAAAAgaaagtatatataaaattgtctattaaaaatttatcttttaggTTGTGTTTCGTTCTTCGACCAGTATGgtgtatctttttattcaaatgAGTTCAGAAATGTGGGATTTTGACATTCACGGTGacttatattttgaaaaagctGTTAATGGGTTTTTAGCTGATTTATTTCAAAAGTGGAAAAAGAATGGCAGTAATCATGAAGTAACGATTGTTCTATTCTCAAGAACATTTTATAATGCTAACAGTCTGGAAGAATTTCCAAATCACATGCGTGAATGTTTACAACATGATTATAGGGGAAGATTTTATgaagatttctacagggtggtaGTTCAAAATGAAAGATTTGAAGATTGGAGTAACGTGTTGGTACAATTACGTAAACTGTTCACAGACTatcaaaaaattgtattagaaTATCATCAAAAATCAGGTGTCTCTATACCAAAAGCAGTAAATTCAACAGCTGCACAGGGCAACTTTTTAGAAGTACTGAACATGTCTTTAAACGGTAATATTTAAACACGTACACATTTAGATACATAgcttaatttattacaaagtaTTTCGCTTAATTTAGCTCGCTTACAGTGTTTGAGAAACATTATCTGGATCGTAGTTTTGATAGAACTGGTCAGTTATCGGTGGTGATTACACCAGGCGTAGGTGTTTTTGAGGTTGACAGAGAGTTAACGAACGTTACAAAACAAAGAATTATTGATAACGGTGTTGGTAGTGATTTGGTGTGTGTCGGAGAACAACCGTTACACGCAGTACCTTTATTAAAGGTATTTAtccttatgaaaatattatacagcGCTAAgtaataatgttataaatattaatatttgcgATATAATTTTAGTTTCACAATAAGGATACATCTGTTAACGCGCCTGATGACTATAGCATGCCGCACTGGATTAATCTCAGTTTTTATTCAACGAATAAAAAGATTCCTTATTCAACATTTATACCTCGTATAAAACTTCCTCAGAGGGTGTCAAAACAATCAGCAGAAACTGGAAAATTGCAGTGTAAAAGTAAGCTTTTACAAGAAGATGCAAAGGAATGTTTACACAATACTTTGTTCGACTATGATGCGTACGATGCGCAAGTCTTTCAATTACCTTCAGTCCATACGTCAAGGTAAATTCAATATTAAGTTAAATGGTGAAACTTTAACGCCAGATGTTCcagtttaaaattttctataagtAGTTTGCAACGAGTTACGACAAGAACTAAGAAGACAAGCGTTGCCAGCATGGAAACACATAATAACGCGCATATATTGAAACttctgaaaagaaaaatgtcagATCCTGATATACATCACCCACCGCCTGAATCTCACTCACCTCCAGCTGCAACAAGAAGCGCAGCAATCTTGATACCTTCTAGAACAGATGACGTAACTAATAGCGAATCCAATGGAGAAGTCAATGGTATGTATTGAAATTACTTGTACAAATTATAAGTGTTAATAAGATATCGAAATATAATCgtatttaacaattatatgTTACGTAGAATCGAGGATATCGGTAAAAAGCGATTTAACCGATTCAGAAATATCACCGCCATTTAGGCCGGTTGTTGGTAGTGCTGGAAGCCCCACAAATACAATATCTCAACCTACAACTATTAGGCCTAGTAGGGCACTTATTAATCCTTTTGATCCATCTCACGTTACAATTAAATTAACCAGTAACAGACGAAGATGGACACATATTTTTCCCAAAGGTAATTactaataaagaaaagattattagaTAATCGTTTAAATTCAACTAATATCGTAGGGCCAACA
Proteins encoded in this region:
- the LOC139991647 gene encoding uncharacterized protein, whose amino-acid sequence is MFDNDVDSWYDCKRDDINEMHSVNDAETRNGVCLISSSRWKNVASDDSERRTGTSRSNGTIRCGTIPKSSRSGTEVRFINPAIYAETLNGEDVEHEVEIEAKVGSRDDERFVRNCGDSAGISDMMSTLSINNDLAASFMDHAGDQCSAEETYRCYSLNSPTTCASLRSGIVRSKSVTSCKHSNRIERRCKIADRADDSYDLCSTRDIEWKMQRYTFDGQRIVQVSTSSISGVRITGNGRNESDVGKKITYSEWMRRKQEIARRKKEEEDEAERQRQMEEDRLAREKIERECRERENFVKWSEMKKKEEERKKAVAEKELELQKQLKEVEDKAAVAKTLYLRQWARKKKEEERACQKKEEMKRKKHEEERKKRLEESTKAYENWRKKAKNKPRPATQGLLPHQKAKPAYVNPTPWQRIVDDTEDVEQDASNVGRKMQGQPRMSSKRSAVSRQ
- the LOC139991705 gene encoding uncharacterized protein; its protein translation is MRTKGLLLLLICIAGSSIIFIAFSNQRPSIQTLVTETHKQLRNFQENLKDVEEKRLVTDSKYLAMLGLDGQTSTTPFSLKSQNVTVVSLIRPGNEQHIYGFVRNISHFLPNNSIVVYSVGLNDDSLQSIRTACNSTKCNVIHFDISLFPAHVEDDRLHVYRPLVIQTALNTLGNILYMDSNMRLNSSDISKYLSPKSGILSWPTRHAISSLTHPKMYEYFHVSAESFFFLPLIRASHLVIRNVKEIREKVMLPWVQCALTRDCICPIGAQSAGCRFNKKPQYRYSGCHAYDASALNIVLGLHFNFDDTYYVHQGRETYFNRVQPEEITEEYVTITRQNNATESNLRNIISTER